The Coffea arabica cultivar ET-39 chromosome 2c, Coffea Arabica ET-39 HiFi, whole genome shotgun sequence genome includes the window TCCTTATCCGTAAACAAAGTGCATATCAAAATCAAATAGGTATCAGTTGTGCCCAATATCCACTTTCCATCATAAGTGACATCAACATGGGTTATAGGTGAACCAAGCCCAGGGAAGGCAGTCTTCGCCTGCCTCATTGATGTTCTAGAATATAAACGAATCTTCCCATCAAGTGAACCAACTACAATTGAACCATCACCAGCAGTTGCAAAGCACTGAAAGTTTGTCCCTCTAGAAAACTGATGCCCCTGAGACCAATTCAAGACTGGTGAATCAGCACTGGCTATGTTCTGAACCATCCCCCTCCTATCACGCATATCCCATTGACACAACCTATTATCGTCCAATCCCAAGAATGTTGACTCAGAAGGATCCAACTGTGAGCCTTTTGTATCATTAGTAATGTCCCTCATGGTAATATCAGCACCATCCTTTGCAAACTTCCACTCTGTAACAATTTTTCCAGTCTCAATATCCAATTGATGAAGCCCGGTCGAACGAGGCTTCCCATCCTTCAAGGGACTCATGAGCAACATATTTGTCTCACCTCTCATTAAAAGTGATTTTTTAGGAGTTGAATGCCCCATACTCAAACTCCCCCTCTTTCCACCGTTATCAAACTTGACATAAACACCTTTACCATGAATCCCATGGCTAAAATTTTTAACCACCTGAACACCCGAATCACCCACCAGAAAACTATTATCAAGAGCCCCCAAGGACAAGCTCTGTATCCCACCATCGGAAGCAGCCTCCTCAAATTCCTCCAGCAAGTCCTGACTCTCCCTAACCACTGCAGGGCTGTCCTTTGGACTCTTCCAGACGCCCTCATCAGCATCCTCCCACATTGCATCGTCCGATTCTTCTGGCTTAACCCACCCAATGAACTCCTTTCCATACACCTTCAGTTTATTGTCTTCCGTCGCCCTCAATCCATACACATTTTCAAACAGGCAGTCCTGAAACTTAGTGACAAAAGCTCTATACTCCTCATCAGCCAAAAATTTCAAAGCCCAAACCCCATGATCCACAAAATCAACCCTCCTCTGCTCGCCGAAAAACTTCAATTGCATATCGGTAGAAACCCTAGCCCTCACTTTCTTCCCCACCTTCAAAACCCAAAACCCCTCGCCCTCAGATTCCTCCTCCCAATCCTCCTCATGGTCACCACCACTCTTGTCAATTTTCGATGTCTTAATAAACTTATAGAAAGTAAGCTTATCAGAGACTACCCATTTGGCTTTGGGCGTGTTTCCTCCGATGTGGAGGTAAAGCTTTACGGCGTTTTCAGAAACCGGGGAAGGGGCTGAAGCTGGGTACTTGAGTTTCAGGGACTTAAGCCTCGAATCAACTTCGTCTAGTGTTATTGATCCGCTGCGGGACGATGAGGTCTTAGACGGAGTTCGATCCGCTGCAGCAGCGTCTTCGTATTGGTCTTCGCTTTCTTCTTCCCCCTTATCATCGTCGTCGTACTCCGACTCGGAGTCGGAGAGTTCGAGACCTTCTCTGCTCTGCGAAGCGCCCAttgctaaaatgtaaaaacTCGAACgaaatgaagagaaattttaCAGCTGAGCGTTCTTCCAAAGAATTGATGCGGAGAAAGCGAGAGGATTATGAATTGTTATGTTACGTCAAATGAACAATTTGGAAGGAAGCAAATGAGATCCGGCAATTCGAAATTTGAAATTGGGGATGGGAAGATCGGGGCCCAGGCGTGGGCTGATGGGGTTTATATATGGGCAGCCGGCGCCGGGGAATGGGTTAATTATGGGCGGTTACCAGGTGGCGTAGATCCAAGTACAGTGGGATGCGCTGTGGGGGCCGCGTGGATGAAGCAGCGTCTCAAGGAACTTCTTCTTCAACTGGTTGCTTATGAAGTAAGCAGACTAGAACGCTTTTGACCCAATAGAAGCAGGCAGCAGGCTAGCGCCCAATCTGGGTTGGCCTAAAGCTGTTAGGAGACGCAAAAGAATGGGCCTAACTTGGGCCAtgaaaagtttccaattttggactccatgttttctttcttctcgcCGTAGCCTCTACCCTGTCATTGTCTAGCTATAATTATTTTAGAATTCATTTTGTATATAATTATTTTAGAAGTCTCCATATCATAGGTacttaaaaatttaaaagagtTTGTGATGAATGTTTCATACTGACGGAAAAATTGGTGTGTCAATGCAATATGACTTGATATCTTTTCGTTAAAATCTCATGCGTTCTTTctcaaagaaaatatttttcaggCCACTTTGAATGTGACCTGGGACAAATATAGGAAAAATTCATAGTTTGCTGGAACATGGGCCAGGTTGGGCTTAGTCGGGCTAGCTCAGCCCCACACTGTTCTGAGAAATACCGGGATTTGTTCAAAGTTTGAATTCTTTGATTTCCTAAACCCGCGAGAGGACATTAACACCCTTCCAAACATTGCAAACGGAATGAAGTATGGTGTAAAATGTGCCACAAGTGATGGGTCTtaatttcaaaataataatatactaT containing:
- the LOC113726426 gene encoding protein CYPRO4-like translates to MGASQSREGLELSDSESEYDDDDKGEEESEDQYEDAAAADRTPSKTSSSRSGSITLDEVDSRLKSLKLKYPASAPSPVSENAVKLYLHIGGNTPKAKWVVSDKLTFYKFIKTSKIDKSGGDHEEDWEEESEGEGFWVLKVGKKVRARVSTDMQLKFFGEQRRVDFVDHGVWALKFLADEEYRAFVTKFQDCLFENVYGLRATEDNKLKVYGKEFIGWVKPEESDDAMWEDADEGVWKSPKDSPAVVRESQDLLEEFEEAASDGGIQSLSLGALDNSFLVGDSGVQVVKNFSHGIHGKGVYVKFDNGGKRGSLSMGHSTPKKSLLMRGETNMLLMSPLKDGKPRSTGLHQLDIETGKIVTEWKFAKDGADITMRDITNDTKGSQLDPSESTFLGLDDNRLCQWDMRDRRGMVQNIASADSPVLNWSQGHQFSRGTNFQCFATAGDGSIVVGSLDGKIRLYSRTSMRQAKTAFPGLGSPITHVDVTYDGKWILGTTDTYLILICTLFTDKDGKTKTAFSGRAGNKIPAPRLLKLTPVDSHMAGADNKFHGGHFSWVTESGKQERHLVATVGKFSVIWNFQQVKNSAHHCYQNQQGLKSCYCYKIVLKDESIVESRFMHDKFAVSNSPEAPLVVATPMKVTSFSMSGKR